One genomic region from Pagrus major chromosome 24, Pma_NU_1.0 encodes:
- the c24h7orf57 gene encoding uncharacterized protein C7orf57 homolog, whose product MSAAVPNHRRTKPGGIKPGVVNANVTGPSSQIPGLSQTADENTPAERVSGRRVGIFESDSDYVKLAKGGGHKGLLSHDDVDGDDKPRRQYNPSANWFGGDESKSGSKVTSPDSEMKAHMQPLTAPFGTDNGSTWETDLISPNKEKMSPDGVASQIEGLTVTSKYKRTSYDKKAPPVSMTKLLSHGYVEEKKKSPNDDDTSSMTSEQTSTIETEDVDDLE is encoded by the exons ATGAGTGCTGCAGTGCCCAACCATCGAAGGACAAAGCCTGGTG GCATAAAGCCCGGGGTTGTGAACGCCAACGTGACTGGACCGAGCTCCCAGATCCCCGGTCTGTCCCAGACTGCTGATGAAAACACCCCGGCCGAGAGGGTCAGCGGACGGCGAGTTGGGATATTTGAGTCGGACTCGGACTACGTCAAGCTCGCGAAGGGAGGAGGACACAAAG GGCTGTTGAGTCACGATGATGTTGATGGTGATGACAAACCGAGGAGGCAGTACAATCCATCTGCTAATTGGTTTGGAGGTGATGAGTCAAAGAG CGGAAGCAAAGTGACGTCTCCTGACAGCGAGATGAAGGCGCACATGCAGCCTCTGACTGCACCGTTTGGCACTGATAATGGTTCCACCTGGGAGACCGATTTAATTTCCCCTAATAAAGAGAAG ATGTCTCCTGATGGCGTTGCCAGTCAGATTGAAGGTCTCACTGTGACCAGCAAATACAAGAGAAC GTCTTATGACAAGAAGGCTCCTCCAGTCAGCATGACCAAGCTGCTGAGTCATGGCTACgtggaggaaaagaagaagtcTCCTAATGACGACGACACCTCAA gcaTGACCTCGGAACAGACGAGCACCATCGAGACGGAGGACGTGGACGACCTGGAGTAG
- the LOC140992157 gene encoding four and a half LIM domains protein 2-like isoform X1: MANRYDCMECKESLFGQKYILKEENPYCIMCYEALFSNKCEVCHVLIGCTSKDLSYKDRHWHSECFLCIKCSRSLVDWPFCSKDDMLMCIDCYSNEYSAKCHACLKTIMPGEGSKKMEHKGNSWHENCFTCNRCQQPIGTRCFVQKDVNNYCLPCYEKQFAQQCIHCKKPITTGGVNYRDQPWHKECFVCIGCKQQLAGQRFTSRDDFAYCLNCFCNLFAKKCAYCTTPISGLGGSKYISFEQRQWHNDCFNCKRCCVSLVGRGFLTSKDDILCPDCGKDI, encoded by the exons ATGGCCAACCGCTATGACTGTATGGAGTGTAAGGAGTCCTTGTTTGGTCAGAAGTACATCCTCAAGGAAGAAAACCCGTACTGCATCATGTGCTACGAGGCACTTTTCTCTAATAAGTGTGAGGTGTGCCATGTGCTCATTGGCTGCACCAGCAAG GATCTGTCGTACAAGGACCGCCACTGGCACAGTGAATGCTTCCTCTGCATTAAGTGCAGCCGATCTCTGGTGGATTGGCCCTTCTGCAGCAAGGATGACATGCTGATGTGCATTGACTGCTACAGCAACGAGTACTCTGCCAAGTGCCATGCATGCCTGAAGACCATCATGCCAGGTGA aGGCTCTAAAAAGATGGAGCATAAGGGCAACAGTTGGCACGAGAATTGTTTCACCTGCAACCGTTGCCAGCAGCCCATCGGCACCAGGTGCTTTGTGCAGAAGGACGTCAACAACTACTGCCTGCCCTGCTACGAGAAGCAGTTTGCCCAGCAGTGCATCCACTGCAAGAAG CCCATCACCACTGGAGGAGTGAACTACCGTGACCAGCCCTGGCACAAGGAGTGCTTCGTTTGCATCGGCTGCAAGCAGCAGCTGGCCGGTCAGCGCTTCACCTCCCGAGACGACTTCGCCTACTGCCTCAACTGCTTCTGCAACCTGTTTGCCAAGAAATGTGCTTACTGCACCACCCCCATCAGCG GTCTCGGAGGCAGTAAGTACATCTCGTTCGAGCAGCGTCAGTGGCACAACGACTGCTTCAACTGCAAACGGTGCTGCGTGTCTCTGGTGGGCCGAGGTTTCCTGACGAGCAAAGACGACATCCTCTGCCCCGACTGCGGCAAAGATATCTGA
- the LOC140992157 gene encoding four and a half LIM domains protein 2-like isoform X2 — translation MANRYDCMECKESLFGQKYILKEENPYCIMCYEALFSNKCEVCHVLIGCTSKDLSYKDRHWHSECFLCIKCSRSLVDWPFCSKDDMLMCIDCYSNEYSAKCHACLKTIMPGSKKMEHKGNSWHENCFTCNRCQQPIGTRCFVQKDVNNYCLPCYEKQFAQQCIHCKKPITTGGVNYRDQPWHKECFVCIGCKQQLAGQRFTSRDDFAYCLNCFCNLFAKKCAYCTTPISGLGGSKYISFEQRQWHNDCFNCKRCCVSLVGRGFLTSKDDILCPDCGKDI, via the exons ATGGCCAACCGCTATGACTGTATGGAGTGTAAGGAGTCCTTGTTTGGTCAGAAGTACATCCTCAAGGAAGAAAACCCGTACTGCATCATGTGCTACGAGGCACTTTTCTCTAATAAGTGTGAGGTGTGCCATGTGCTCATTGGCTGCACCAGCAAG GATCTGTCGTACAAGGACCGCCACTGGCACAGTGAATGCTTCCTCTGCATTAAGTGCAGCCGATCTCTGGTGGATTGGCCCTTCTGCAGCAAGGATGACATGCTGATGTGCATTGACTGCTACAGCAACGAGTACTCTGCCAAGTGCCATGCATGCCTGAAGACCATCATGCCAG GCTCTAAAAAGATGGAGCATAAGGGCAACAGTTGGCACGAGAATTGTTTCACCTGCAACCGTTGCCAGCAGCCCATCGGCACCAGGTGCTTTGTGCAGAAGGACGTCAACAACTACTGCCTGCCCTGCTACGAGAAGCAGTTTGCCCAGCAGTGCATCCACTGCAAGAAG CCCATCACCACTGGAGGAGTGAACTACCGTGACCAGCCCTGGCACAAGGAGTGCTTCGTTTGCATCGGCTGCAAGCAGCAGCTGGCCGGTCAGCGCTTCACCTCCCGAGACGACTTCGCCTACTGCCTCAACTGCTTCTGCAACCTGTTTGCCAAGAAATGTGCTTACTGCACCACCCCCATCAGCG GTCTCGGAGGCAGTAAGTACATCTCGTTCGAGCAGCGTCAGTGGCACAACGACTGCTTCAACTGCAAACGGTGCTGCGTGTCTCTGGTGGGCCGAGGTTTCCTGACGAGCAAAGACGACATCCTCTGCCCCGACTGCGGCAAAGATATCTGA
- the LOC140991993 gene encoding PI-PLC X domain-containing protein 1 isoform X2, which yields MEDGGRLQLGGNPDWMSRLPEELLDVPLWDLAIPGSHDSMSFCLDVSSPVLRSQPCFLRLTDRLFPCWTRPCVSRWATTQSVLSDQCDLGIRFLDLRIARKPKGGSKLFFAHGIYTLMTVKEALDELATWLDAHPKEIVIISCTHFESLTDEDHVQLVEFIITLFGNKLCSSQDTPTLRSCWSRGQQVVVSYDDQQMVMQHPELWTGVPYWYADSPDPKKVIAYLEDQQSGGRPAGFYVTGLNLTEDAPYVLLHPLQNMKKMTMKALSLLLSWASEQQPGGEVAGVNVLCCDFVDVSQFCSLVIGLNSKLLAARPVCTENPT from the exons ATGGAGGACGGAGGGCGGCTACAGCTCGGAGGAAACCCGGACTGGATGTCCCGTCTGCCCGAGGAGCTGCTGGACGTCCCGCTGTGGGACCTGGCGATACCCG GGAGTCATGACAGCATGTCCTTCTGTCTGGAtgtgtcctctcctgtcctgaGGTCACAGCCCTGCTTCCTCAGGCTGACTGACAGGCTGTTTCCCTGCTGGACTCGACCCTGTGTCTCCCGCTGGGCCACCACACAG tccGTCCTCAGCGATCAGTGTGATCTTGGTATTCGTTTCTTGGACCTGCGGATCGCCAGGAAGCCAAAAGGAGGCAGCAAATTGTTCTTCGCCCACGGGATCTACACACTGATGACTGTGAAG gaggctCTGGATGAACTGGCTACCTGGTTGGACGCTCATCCGAAAGAGATCGTGATCATTTCCTGCACACATTTTGAATCGCTGACAGACGAAGATCACGTCCAGCTCGTGGAGTTCATCATCACGCTGTTCGGAAACAAACTCTGCTCTTCACAG GATACTCCCACGCTGCGCTCCTGTTGGTCCAGAGGTCAGCAGGTTGTCGTTTCCTATGATGACCAGCAGATGGTGATGCAGCACCCCGAGCTGTGGACTGGAGTACCTTACtg GTATGCCGACAGCCCAGACCCTAAGAAGGTGATCGCCTACCTGGAGGACCAGCAGAGTGGAGGAAGACCAG ctggtTTCTACGTCACCGGTCTGAACCTGACTGAAGACGCTCCCTAcgtcctcctccatcccctccagaACATGAAGAAGATGACGATGAAggctctctctctgctgctcagctgggCGAGCGAGCAGCAGCCGGGCGGCGAGGTGGCCGGAGTCAACGTCCTCTGCTGCGACTTTGTGGACGTGAGTCAGTTCTGCTCACTTGTGATTGGCTTGAACTCCAAACTACTCGCTGCTCGTCCTGTCTGCACAGAGAATCCAACATGA
- the LOC140991993 gene encoding PI-PLC X domain-containing protein 1 isoform X1, which produces MEDGGRLQLGGNPDWMSRLPEELLDVPLWDLAIPGSHDSMSFCLDVSSPVLRSQPCFLRLTDRLFPCWTRPCVSRWATTQQSVLSDQCDLGIRFLDLRIARKPKGGSKLFFAHGIYTLMTVKEALDELATWLDAHPKEIVIISCTHFESLTDEDHVQLVEFIITLFGNKLCSSQDTPTLRSCWSRGQQVVVSYDDQQMVMQHPELWTGVPYWYADSPDPKKVIAYLEDQQSGGRPAGFYVTGLNLTEDAPYVLLHPLQNMKKMTMKALSLLLSWASEQQPGGEVAGVNVLCCDFVDVSQFCSLVIGLNSKLLAARPVCTENPT; this is translated from the exons ATGGAGGACGGAGGGCGGCTACAGCTCGGAGGAAACCCGGACTGGATGTCCCGTCTGCCCGAGGAGCTGCTGGACGTCCCGCTGTGGGACCTGGCGATACCCG GGAGTCATGACAGCATGTCCTTCTGTCTGGAtgtgtcctctcctgtcctgaGGTCACAGCCCTGCTTCCTCAGGCTGACTGACAGGCTGTTTCCCTGCTGGACTCGACCCTGTGTCTCCCGCTGGGCCACCACACAG cagtccGTCCTCAGCGATCAGTGTGATCTTGGTATTCGTTTCTTGGACCTGCGGATCGCCAGGAAGCCAAAAGGAGGCAGCAAATTGTTCTTCGCCCACGGGATCTACACACTGATGACTGTGAAG gaggctCTGGATGAACTGGCTACCTGGTTGGACGCTCATCCGAAAGAGATCGTGATCATTTCCTGCACACATTTTGAATCGCTGACAGACGAAGATCACGTCCAGCTCGTGGAGTTCATCATCACGCTGTTCGGAAACAAACTCTGCTCTTCACAG GATACTCCCACGCTGCGCTCCTGTTGGTCCAGAGGTCAGCAGGTTGTCGTTTCCTATGATGACCAGCAGATGGTGATGCAGCACCCCGAGCTGTGGACTGGAGTACCTTACtg GTATGCCGACAGCCCAGACCCTAAGAAGGTGATCGCCTACCTGGAGGACCAGCAGAGTGGAGGAAGACCAG ctggtTTCTACGTCACCGGTCTGAACCTGACTGAAGACGCTCCCTAcgtcctcctccatcccctccagaACATGAAGAAGATGACGATGAAggctctctctctgctgctcagctgggCGAGCGAGCAGCAGCCGGGCGGCGAGGTGGCCGGAGTCAACGTCCTCTGCTGCGACTTTGTGGACGTGAGTCAGTTCTGCTCACTTGTGATTGGCTTGAACTCCAAACTACTCGCTGCTCGTCCTGTCTGCACAGAGAATCCAACATGA
- the LOC140991994 gene encoding uncharacterized protein, protein MSMNSREPPLAFHKQHSSETELPQEMSEVHAGQSPQEDKDSIFRLLEENISDFVKNELKRMERALSSECSDDEVMDSKEEEDLRSSREAFLKIVLHFLKKIQQGDLADALQKKSPSVCQRKLKSSLKQKFQCLFEGTAKTASPALLNEIYTELYITEGGTGEVNDEHEVRQIETAARKPSRPETTIRCEDIFRPSPGRDEPIRTVMTKGVAGIGKTVLTQKFTLDWAEDKANRDIQFTFPFTFRELNLLKEKKFSLVKLVHHFFTETKDAGICRFDKFHVVFIFDGLDECRLPLDFHNTETLTDVTESTSVDVLLTNLIRGELLPSARLWITTRPAAANQIPPECVDMVTEVRGFTDEQKDEYFRKRFRDEEQASRIISHIKTSRSLHIMCHIPVFCWITATVLEDVLKTREGGELPKTLTEMYIHFLVVQAKLWTIKYQAEAETQPHWNPGSREMVLSLGKLAFEQLQKGNLIFYESDLIDCGIDITAASVYSGVFTQIFKEETGLSDKKVFCFIHLSIQEFLAALYVFLTFTSSGINLLSQSKTWWSNLLRDKSKLPYLFQSAVDKALQSPNGHLDLFLRFLLGLSLKSNQTLLRGLMTHTGNGLHTSHETVQYIKSVIRKNQSPEKSINLFHCLNELNDRSLEEEIQQYLSSGSLSADKLSPAQWSALAFILLSSEKDLDVFDLKKYSASEEGLLRLLPVVKASNKSLLSGCNLSEKSCEGLASVLSSQSSSLRELELSNNNLQDSGVKLLSLGLENQQCRLEILRLNHNNLTETCCQELSSVLSNKFSSLKDLDLSYNDLQDSGVKLLFAGLESPHCALEKLRLIGCKLSDKSRDALASVLSHPSCTLKDLDLSNNDLQDSGVSLFNAGQESQHCRLETLRLSQTRLTEKCCEEFSSVLSSKSTSLRVLDLSNNDLQDSGVKLLSIGLASPHCQLQTIRLNQTNLTEKCCQEISSVLSSQSSSLRELDLSYNDLHDSGVKPLSAGLGSPHCTLETLRLNGCKLSEKSCESLASVLSSQSSSLRELAMSNNDLQNSGVKLLSVAMRSPHCSLKTLSLRQTGLIEKCCQEFSSVLSTEPSNLRQLDLSNNDLNDSGVKLLANGLRSPHCRMDTLRLSGCLISEEGCTYLVSALRSNPSHLRELDLSYNHPGDAGVKPLSAGLEDTSWRLDTLSVDRGCAQWLKPGLEKYVCELTLDPNTAHKNVLLSENKRKVMLSMEKQPYPDHPDRFDWCYQVLCTTGLTGRCYWEVDREAGVDIGVTYHGLRRRGALDGSRLGWNEKSWSLEFTDKGYYAWHNNIRTALLTPPSSASNRVGVYLDWPAGTLSFYAVSSDTRIHLYTFSCAFIEPLLPGFGFLSLESSVSLC, encoded by the exons ATGTCCATGAATTCACGGGAGCCACCTCTCGCTTTTCACAAACAACAttcttctgaaacaga ACTACCACAGGAGATGTCAGAGGTTCACGCTGGTCAGTCTCCTCAGGAAGACAAGGACTCCATATTTAGG CTGCTTGAGGAGAACATTAGTGAttttgtgaagaacgagctgaagaggatggagagggcTCTGAGTTCAGAGTGTTCGGATGACGAGGTGATGGACagcaaggaggaggaagatctgaggagcagcagagaggcatttctgaaaATTGTGCTGCACTTCCTCAAGAAAATACAGCAGGGGGATCTGGCTGACGCTTTGCAGAAGA aaTCTCCATCAGTGTGCCAACGAAAACTCAAATCTAGTTTGAAGCAGAAGTTCCAGTGTTTGTTTGAGGGAACTGCTAAAACAGCAAGTCCAGCCCTTCTGAAtgagatctacacagagctctacatcacagagggagggactggaGAGGTCAAcgatgaacatgaggtcagacaaaTCGAAACAGCAGCTAGGAAACCAAgcagaccagaaacaacaatcagaTGTGAAGACATTTTTAGACCCTCGcctggaagagatgaaccaatcagaacagtgatgacaaagggagtggctggcatcgggaaaacggtcttaacacagaagttcactctggactgggctgaagacaaagccaaccgggacatacagttcacatttcctttcaccttcagagagctgaatctgctgaaagagaaaaagttcagcttggtcaaacttgttcatcacttcttcactgaaaccaaagacgCAGGAATCTGCAGGTTTGATAAATTTCACGTcgtgttcatctttgacggtctggacgagtgtcgacttcctctggacttccacaacactgagaccctgactgatgttacagagtccacctcagtggatgtgctgctgacaaacctcatcaggggggaattgcttccctctgctcgcctctggataaccacacgacctgcagcagccaatcagatccctcctgagtgtgttgacatggtgacagaggtcagagggttcaccGATGAACAAAAGGAtgagtacttcaggaagagattcagagatgaggagcaggccagcagaatcatctcccacatcaagacatcccgaagcctccacatcatgtgccacatcccagtcttctgctggatcactgctacagttctggaggatgtgttgaagaccagagagggtggagagctgcccaagaccctgactgagatgtacatccacttcctggtggttcaaGCCAAACTGTGGACCATCAAGTATCAAGCAGAAGCTGAGACACAGCCACACTGGAACCCAGGGAGCAGGGAGATGGTTttgtctctgggaaaactggcttttgagcagctgcagaaaggaaacctgatcttctatgaatcagacctgatCGATTGTGGCATCGATAtcacagcagcctcagtgtactcaggagtgttcacacagatctttaaagaggagacaGGGCTGAGTGACAAGAAGGTGTTCTGCTTCATCCATCTGAGcattcaggagtttctggctgcactTTATGTCTTTCTGACTTTTACCAGCTCTGGCATCAATCTGCTGTCTCAGTCAAAAACCTGGTGGTCTAATCTACTAAGGGACAAATCTAAACTACCATACCTCTTCCAAAGTGCTGTGGACAAGGCTTTGCAGAGTCCAAACGGGCACCTGGATCtcttcctccgcttcctcctgggtctttctCTGAAGTCCAATCAGACTCTACTACGAGgcctgatgacacacacaggaaatggCTTGCACACCAGTCACGAAACAGTCCAGTACATCAAGAGTGTGATCAGGAAGAATCAGTCTCCAGAGaaaagcatcaatctgttccactgtctgaatgagcTGAATGATCGTTCACTGGAagaggagatccaacagtacctAAGTTCAGGAAGCCTGTCCGCAGACAAACTCagtcctgctcagtggtcagctctggccTTCATCTTGCTGTCATCAGAGAAAGATCTGgatgtgtttgacctgaagaaatactctgcttcagaggagggtcttctgaggctgctgccagtggtcaaagctTCCAACAAGTCTCT GCTAAGTGGCTGTAACCTGTCAGAGAAGAGCTGTGAAGGCCTGGCgtcagttctcagctcccagtcttCAAGCCTGAGAGAGCTGGAACTGagcaacaacaacctgcaggattcaggagtgaagctgctgtctcttGGACTCGAGAATCAACAATGTAGACTGGAAATTCTTAG GTTGAATCACAACAATCTCACAGAGACATGCTGCCAGGAGTTATCATCTGTTCTCAGCAACAAGTTTTCCAGTCTAAAGGACCTGGACTTGAGTTACAATGACCTACaggactcaggagtgaagctgcttttTGCTGGACTGGAAAGTCCACACTGTGCACTGGAGAAACTCAG GCTGATTGGCTGTAAATTATCAGACAAAAGCCGTGACGCTCTGGCTTCAGTTCTCAGCCACCCATCCTGTACTCTGAAAGACCTGGATCTGAGTAACAATGatctgcaggattcaggagtgagCCTTTTCAATGCTGGACAGGAGAGTCAGCATTGTCGTTTGGAAACCCTCAG GTTGAGTCAAACAAGGCTCACAGAGAAGTGCTGCGAAGAGTTTTCATCAGTTCTCAGCTCAAAGTCCACTAGTCTGCGAGTcctggacctgagtaacaatgacctgcaggattcaggagttAAGCTGCTCTCTATCGGACTGGCAAGTCCGCACTGTCAGCTCCAAACTATCAG GTTGAATCAAACCAACCTCACAGAGAAATGCTGCCAGGAGATCTcatcagttctcagctcccagtcctccaGTCTAAGAGAGCTGGACCTCAGTTACAATGATCTGCatgattcaggagtgaagccaCTGTCAGCTGGATTAGGAAGTCCACACTGTACACtggaaactctcag GCTGAATGGCTGCAAGTTATCGGAAAAAAGCTGTGAATCTCTGGCTTCAGTTCTCAGCTCTCAGTCTagtagtctgagagagctggcaatgagtaacaacgacctgcaAAACTCTGGAGTGAAACTGCTGTCTGTTGCAATGAGAAGTCCACACTGTTCACTGAAGACTCTCAG tTTGAGACAAACTGGGCTCATAGAGAAATGTTGTCAGGAGTTCTCGTCAGTTCTAAGCACAGAGCCGTCCAATCTGAGACaactggacctgagtaacaatgACCTGAatgattcaggagtgaagctgctggcTAATGGACTGAGGAGCCCCCACTGTAGAATGGACACTCTCAG gttGTCGGGCTGTTTGATCtcagaggaaggctgtacttaTCTGGTCTCAGCTCTGAGGTCCAACCCCTctcatctgagagagctggacctgagctacaatcatcccGGAGACGCAGGAGTGAAGCCGCTTTCAGCTGGACTGGAGGACACAAGCTGGAGACTAGATACTCTCAG TGTGGATCGTGGATGTGCTCAGTGGTTGAAACCTGGTCTAGAGAAGT ATGTCTGTGAgctcacactggatccaaacacagcacacaaaaaTGTCCTCCTGTCTGAGAACAAGCGAAAAGTGATGCTGTCGATGGAGAAGCAGCCGTATCCCGATCACCCGGACAGATTCGACTGGTGCTACCAGGTGCTGTGTAcaactggtctgactggtcgctgttactgggaggtggacaGGGAAGCAGGGGTTGATATAGGAGTGACTTACCATGGACTCAGGCGGAGAGGAGCCCTTGATGGCAGCAGGCTTGGCTGGAACGAGAAGTCCTGGAGTCTGGAGTTCACCGATAAGGGTTACTACGCCTGGCACAATAATATAAGAACAGCTCTCCTCACTCCTCCGTCCTCGGCTTCCAACAGAGTCGGGGTGTATCTGGACTGGCCTGCaggcactctgtccttctacgCAGTTTCATCCGACACTCGGATCCACCTTTACACCTTCAGCTGTGCATTCATTGAACCTCTCCTCCctggttttgggttcttgtCGCTGGAGTCGTCTGTGTCCTTGTGTTGA